A portion of the Bradysia coprophila strain Holo2 unplaced genomic scaffold, BU_Bcop_v1 contig_297, whole genome shotgun sequence genome contains these proteins:
- the LOC119078877 gene encoding radial spoke head protein 9 homolog, with amino-acid sequence MNISNIKENLSYISYCGITLSPQEASMIENSLVILKSNNKFTETHLWGRINGVKNDYYIAFGYHKNCFRGCKYFYSINCPGEWILMPEPVPDNNRLCLLNQNLFQGDVTAVDDVVMIRNCSDDIPKETFKLKEEDRLASTVRMITSECGVVPRGALTLRPDGVITFSSFFQGLDHMEANDMGNYQLLRQPKATCAENLIKRPDYNYSTDTFDTIDSILPEGKSFTVNIDGDSGLCVVKSLYWPGMVFFHKPMTNAHGFCYVGNGLRNHDLLFML; translated from the exons ATGAACATTTCAAATATTAAGGAAAATTTGAGTTATATTTCCTACTGTGGGATCACTCTAAGTCCACAAGAAGCGTCTATGATCGAAAATTCTCTGGTCATTTTGAAGAGCAACAACAAATTCACCGAAACGCATTTGTGGGGACGGATAAACGGAGTGAAAAATGATTACTACATTGCGTTCGGATACCACAAGAATTGTTTCAGGGGATGTAAATACTTCTATAGCATCAATTGTCCTGGTGAATGGATACTGATGCCAGAACCGGTTCCGGACAACAATCGGTTGTGCTTGCTCAATCAGAATTTATTTCAAGGAGATGTTACTGCTGTTGATGACGTTGTGATG ATTCGAAATTGCTCCGATGACATTCCCAAAGAGAcattcaaattgaaagaagAAGACCGATTGGCTTCTACAGTCCGCATGATAACGTCGGAATGTGGCGTAGTACCACGAGGAGCACTAACTCTTCGTCCAGACGGTGTCATCACATTCAGTTCATTCTTTCAAGGTTTGGATCACATGGAGGCGAATGATATGGGTAATTATCAGCTATTACGACAGCCGAAGGCAACATGTGccgaaaatttaatcaaacgaCCAGATTACAATTACTCAACCGATACATTCGATACGATCGATTCGATTCTGCCGGAAGGTAAAAGTTTTACTGTTAATATTGATGGTGACAGTGGTTTGTGTGTGGTGAAATCGCTGTATTGGCCGGGAATGGTGTTCTTCCACAAGCCGATGACGAATGCTCATGGGTTCTGTTATGTTGGAAATGGTCTACGAAACCATGATTTGTTATTCATGTTGTGA
- the LOC119078876 gene encoding xanthine dehydrogenase/oxidase-like isoform X1 translates to MKDLIPKFVKDIEYNDRKDKICEFNKKNRWNKRGIAISIMKYPLLYFDTTTAYVFVYHDDGTVGVIHSGVEIGQGLNTKVTQVAAHTLGIPHTFVKVGSTDTIIGANCAVTGGSVASEIICFTVMKACEEIMRRLQPLRDANKDAQWTDLTKEAYKNQIGLSVAHTAKATDLKPYDVLGLSCAEIEVDLLTGNLLVHRVDILEDAGLSLNPLIDVGQVEGAFVMGMSYWLTEALIYDRMNGELMTNRTWTNKPLGAKDIPIDFRVTLLQNSINSVFVLGSKGSSVSYTNQMKSYTNKFKTLAVGEPALTMSVVVNFALRNALESARRDAGITNDPWFRMPSPSTPEVIALCAGHSTDAFTL, encoded by the exons ATGAAAGATTTAATTCCGAAATTCGTGAAAGACATCG AATACAACGATCGCAAAGACAAGATCTGCGAGTTCAACAAAAAGAATCGCTGGAATAAAAGAGGCATAGCCATCTCAATCATGAAATATCCACTTTTATACTTCGATACGACCACCGCATACGTTTTCGTTTACCACGATGATGGTACGGTTGGGGTTATACATAGTGGAGTAGAAATCGGGCAAGGACTTAACACCAAAGTAACCCAAGTTGCTGCACACACGCTGGGCATACCACATACATTTGTCAAAGTTGGGTCAACCGACACTATTATTGGCGCTAATTGCGCTGTAACTGGGGGGAGCGTAGCCagtgaaattatttgcttt ACGGTGATGAAAGCCTGCGAAGAAATAATGCGCAGACTTCAGCCGCTTCGTGACGCGAATAAGGACGCTCAATGGACTGATTTAACCAAAGAggcatacaaaaatcaaattggtCTGAGCGTTGCTCACACAGCTAAAGCAACAGATCTGAAACCATATGACGTTTTGGGTTTATCCTGTGCTGAAATCGAGGTGGACCTTTTGACGGGGAACCTTTTAGTGCACCGAgttgatattttggaagatgCGGGACTCAGCTTGAATCCGTTGATCGATGTTGGCCAG GTGGAAGGTGCTTTCGTTATGGGCATGAGTTATTGGCTGACTGAAGCTCTCATATATGATCGCATGAATGGTGAATTGATGACAAATCGAACGTGGACGAATAAACCTCTTGGTGCAAAAGATATTCCAATAGATTTTCGCGTGACTCTGTTGCAGAATAGCATTAATTCTGTTTTTGTTCTCGGGTCGAAGGGTTCGTCTGTCTCATACACTAATCAAATGAAATcttatacaaacaaatttaaaactttagCTGTTGGTGAACCAGCGTTGACAATGTCAGTTGTTGTAAATTTCGCTCTTCGAAATGCCTTGGAATCGGCTAGACGCGATGCTGGAATTACCAATGATCCGTGGTTCAGGATGC CTTCGCCGTCAACACCGGAAGTGATTGCTTTGTGTGCTGGCCATTCAACCGATGCTTTTACTCTTTAG
- the LOC119078876 gene encoding xanthine dehydrogenase/oxidase-like isoform X2 has translation MKDLIPKFVKDIEYNDRKDKICEFNKKNRWNKRGIAISIMKYPLLYFDTTTAYVFVYHDDGTVGVIHSGVEIGQGLNTKVTQVAAHTLGIPHTFVKVGSTDTIIGANCAVTGGSVASEIICFTVMKACEEIMRRLQPLRDANKDAQWTDLTKEAYKNQIGLSVAHTAKATDLKPYDVLGLSCAEIEVDLLTGNLLVHRVDILEDAGLSLNPLIDVGQVEGAFVMGMSYWLTEALIYDRMNGELMTNRTWTNKPLGAKDIPIDFRVTLLQNSINSVFVLGSKAVGEPALTMSVVVNFALRNALESARRDAGITNDPWFRMPSPSTPEVIALCAGHSTDAFTL, from the exons ATGAAAGATTTAATTCCGAAATTCGTGAAAGACATCG AATACAACGATCGCAAAGACAAGATCTGCGAGTTCAACAAAAAGAATCGCTGGAATAAAAGAGGCATAGCCATCTCAATCATGAAATATCCACTTTTATACTTCGATACGACCACCGCATACGTTTTCGTTTACCACGATGATGGTACGGTTGGGGTTATACATAGTGGAGTAGAAATCGGGCAAGGACTTAACACCAAAGTAACCCAAGTTGCTGCACACACGCTGGGCATACCACATACATTTGTCAAAGTTGGGTCAACCGACACTATTATTGGCGCTAATTGCGCTGTAACTGGGGGGAGCGTAGCCagtgaaattatttgcttt ACGGTGATGAAAGCCTGCGAAGAAATAATGCGCAGACTTCAGCCGCTTCGTGACGCGAATAAGGACGCTCAATGGACTGATTTAACCAAAGAggcatacaaaaatcaaattggtCTGAGCGTTGCTCACACAGCTAAAGCAACAGATCTGAAACCATATGACGTTTTGGGTTTATCCTGTGCTGAAATCGAGGTGGACCTTTTGACGGGGAACCTTTTAGTGCACCGAgttgatattttggaagatgCGGGACTCAGCTTGAATCCGTTGATCGATGTTGGCCAG GTGGAAGGTGCTTTCGTTATGGGCATGAGTTATTGGCTGACTGAAGCTCTCATATATGATCGCATGAATGGTGAATTGATGACAAATCGAACGTGGACGAATAAACCTCTTGGTGCAAAAGATATTCCAATAGATTTTCGCGTGACTCTGTTGCAGAATAGCATTAATTCTGTTTTTGTTCTCGGGTCGAAGG CTGTTGGTGAACCAGCGTTGACAATGTCAGTTGTTGTAAATTTCGCTCTTCGAAATGCCTTGGAATCGGCTAGACGCGATGCTGGAATTACCAATGATCCGTGGTTCAGGATGC CTTCGCCGTCAACACCGGAAGTGATTGCTTTGTGTGCTGGCCATTCAACCGATGCTTTTACTCTTTAG
- the LOC119078879 gene encoding high mobility group protein D-like, translated as MGDRPKRPLSSYMIFLNGQREQIKRENPGIKITEIAKRGGELWRALEDKSQWHEQAAEAKERYTKLMMEFEVNGGSKDAPVSRKRKMGSKSSVVALTT; from the coding sequence atgggtGACAGACCAAAACGACCACTTTCTTCGTATATGATTTTCTTGAACGGTCAACGTGAGCAAATCAAAAGAGAAAATCCTGGCATCAAAATTACGGAAATCGCTAAACGCGGCGGTGAATTATGGCGTGCATTGGAGGACAAAAGTCAATGGCATGAGCAAGCTGCTGAGGCCAAGGAAAGGTATACAAAGCTCATGATGGAGTTTGAAGTGAATGGCGGATCGAAAGATGCTCCAGTCAGTCGTAAGCGGAAGATGGGGAGTAAGAGTTCAGTTGTCGCACTTACTACGTAA